Proteins from a genomic interval of Pseudomonas asplenii:
- a CDS encoding MacB family efflux pump subunit: protein MQTPLIELQDIRKSYGGDDSPLVEVLRGIDLSIHAGEFVAIVGASGSGKSTLMNILGCLDRPTSGSYRFAGEPVAELDTDELAWLRREAFGFVFQGYHLIPSGSAQENVEMPAIYAGTPAAERHARATALLDRLGLASRRGNRPHQLSGGQQQRVSIARALMNGGHIILADEPTGALDSHSGAEVMSLLDELASQGHVVILITHDREVAARAKRIIEIRDGLIISDNASQADAPLPNANPGSLQAVDLRQRLSNGSEYNGAWKSELLEAVQAAWRVMWINRFRTALTLLGIVIGVASVVVMLAVGEGSKRQVIAQMGAFGSNIIYLSGASPAPRAPLGVITLDDVAALSALPQVKMIMPVNGNDATVRFGNLDHNAYVGGNDTQFPAIFNWPVVEGSYFTQADAQSGAAVAVIGHKIRDKLFHDLPTAVGQYLLIENVPFQVVGVLQEKGATSGETDSDERVAIPYTAASVRLFGTRNPEYVAIATSDGRNVKDAERAIDQVMLTMHDDRRDFRLTNNAAMIQAEARTQNTLSLMLGSIAAISLLVGGIGVMNIMLMTVRERTREIGIRMATGARQRDILRQFLTEAVMLSVVGGLTGVVLAMAVGGILLLSKVAVAFSLAAVAGAFACALVTGVIFGFMPARKAARLDPVAALTSE, encoded by the coding sequence ATGCAAACGCCACTGATCGAACTGCAGGACATCCGTAAATCCTACGGTGGCGACGACAGCCCGCTGGTGGAAGTGTTGCGCGGCATCGACCTGTCGATCCATGCCGGGGAATTCGTCGCCATCGTCGGCGCCTCAGGCTCCGGCAAGTCGACCCTGATGAACATTCTCGGCTGCCTCGACCGCCCCACTTCCGGCAGCTACCGCTTCGCCGGCGAGCCGGTGGCCGAACTCGACACCGATGAACTGGCCTGGCTACGTCGCGAGGCCTTCGGGTTCGTGTTCCAGGGTTATCACCTGATCCCCTCCGGCTCGGCCCAGGAAAACGTCGAAATGCCGGCCATCTATGCCGGCACTCCGGCGGCCGAGCGCCATGCCCGCGCCACCGCCCTGCTCGACCGCCTGGGCCTGGCCAGCCGCCGCGGCAACCGCCCGCACCAATTGTCCGGCGGCCAGCAGCAACGGGTATCGATCGCCCGGGCGCTGATGAACGGCGGCCATATCATTCTTGCCGACGAACCCACCGGCGCCCTCGACAGCCATAGCGGCGCCGAGGTGATGAGCCTGCTCGACGAGTTGGCCAGCCAGGGCCACGTGGTGATACTGATTACCCATGACCGCGAAGTCGCCGCCCGTGCCAAGCGCATCATCGAAATCCGCGATGGCCTGATCATCAGCGACAACGCCAGCCAGGCCGACGCGCCGTTGCCCAACGCCAACCCCGGCTCCCTGCAGGCCGTGGATCTGCGCCAGCGCCTGAGCAATGGCAGCGAATACAACGGTGCCTGGAAAAGTGAACTGCTCGAGGCCGTGCAGGCCGCCTGGCGGGTGATGTGGATCAACCGCTTCCGCACCGCCCTGACCCTGCTCGGCATCGTCATCGGCGTCGCCTCGGTGGTGGTCATGCTGGCGGTGGGCGAAGGCAGCAAGCGCCAGGTCATCGCCCAGATGGGCGCCTTCGGCTCCAATATCATTTACCTCAGCGGCGCATCGCCCGCCCCGCGCGCTCCCCTGGGCGTGATCACCCTGGACGACGTGGCGGCACTGTCAGCCCTGCCCCAGGTGAAAATGATCATGCCGGTCAATGGCAACGACGCCACCGTACGTTTCGGTAATCTGGACCACAACGCCTATGTCGGCGGCAATGACACCCAGTTCCCGGCGATCTTCAACTGGCCGGTGGTCGAAGGCAGCTACTTCACCCAGGCCGATGCCCAGAGCGGCGCCGCCGTGGCGGTGATCGGCCACAAGATCCGCGACAAGCTGTTCCACGACCTGCCCACTGCCGTCGGACAATACCTGTTGATCGAGAACGTGCCCTTCCAGGTAGTCGGCGTACTCCAGGAAAAAGGCGCCACCTCCGGCGAGACCGACAGCGACGAACGTGTCGCGATTCCCTACACCGCCGCCAGCGTCCGCCTGTTCGGCACCCGCAATCCGGAGTATGTGGCCATCGCCACCAGTGACGGACGCAACGTCAAGGACGCCGAACGTGCCATCGACCAAGTGATGCTGACCATGCATGACGACCGCCGCGACTTCCGCCTGACCAACAACGCGGCAATGATCCAGGCAGAAGCCCGAACCCAGAACACGCTGTCGCTGATGCTCGGCTCGATTGCCGCCATCTCTCTGCTGGTGGGTGGGATCGGGGTCATGAACATCATGCTGATGACCGTCCGCGAACGCACCCGGGAAATCGGCATTCGCATGGCCACCGGTGCCCGCCAGCGGGACATCCTGCGCCAGTTCCTCACCGAAGCGGTGATGCTCTCGGTGGTGGGAGGCCTGACCGGCGTGGTCTTGGCAATGGCCGTCGGCGGCATCCTGCTACTCAGCAAGGTCGCCGTGGCGTTCTCCCTGGCCGCGGTTGCCGGTGCCTTCGCCTGCGCCCTGGTCACCGGCGTGATCTTCGGCTTCATGCCTGCCCGCAAAGCCGCCCGGCTCGATCCGGTGGCCGCCCTTACCAGTGAATGA
- the pvdO gene encoding dihydropyoverdine dehydrogenase has product MTLAALFAAGLCGNACAASAPLPGKVFKDCKDCPEMVVLPAGTFTMGSPEDEVGREPDEGPMHEVTFKKAFAISRFQVLAGEWKAYLHSTGYKMPDGDTRPGRECLAGEPRYPMSDRQPAVCMDWREAEAYAKWLSKKTGKAYHLVSEAQREYAVRGGTTGPFPFPFDEGKAYSIAQHANTYGPADGFSYTSPAGSFPANAFGVYDGHGNVWEWTADCYVDTYQGAPTDGSPRLDSQECEDRRSIRGNDWTEAPVFSRSANRNERSEYTRGDWLGLRVAREL; this is encoded by the coding sequence ATGACCCTCGCCGCCCTGTTCGCCGCCGGGCTGTGCGGCAATGCCTGCGCCGCCAGCGCCCCGTTGCCGGGCAAGGTGTTCAAGGACTGCAAGGACTGCCCGGAAATGGTGGTGCTGCCCGCGGGTACCTTCACCATGGGCAGCCCCGAGGACGAGGTCGGCCGCGAGCCGGATGAAGGGCCGATGCACGAGGTCACCTTCAAGAAAGCCTTCGCCATCAGTCGCTTCCAGGTACTGGCCGGCGAATGGAAAGCCTACCTGCACAGCACCGGCTACAAGATGCCGGATGGCGATACCCGCCCGGGCCGCGAGTGCCTGGCCGGCGAGCCGCGCTATCCCATGAGCGACCGGCAACCGGCGGTCTGCATGGACTGGCGCGAGGCCGAGGCCTATGCGAAGTGGCTGTCGAAGAAAACCGGCAAAGCCTATCACCTGGTCAGCGAGGCCCAGCGTGAATACGCCGTGCGCGGCGGCACCACGGGGCCCTTCCCGTTCCCCTTCGACGAGGGCAAGGCGTACAGCATCGCCCAGCATGCCAACACCTACGGTCCGGCAGACGGCTTCAGCTACACCTCGCCGGCCGGCAGCTTCCCAGCCAATGCCTTTGGCGTCTATGACGGCCACGGCAATGTCTGGGAATGGACCGCCGACTGCTATGTCGATACCTACCAGGGCGCACCGACCGACGGCAGTCCACGCCTGGATAGCCAGGAATGCGAGGACCGCCGCTCGATCCGCGGTAATGACTGGACTGAAGCGCCGGTCTTCTCCCGTTCCGCCAACCGCAACGAACGCAGCGAGTACACCCGCGGTGACTGGCTGGGTTTGCGCGTTGCCCGCGAACTCTAA
- the pvdM gene encoding pyoverdine-tailoring dipeptidase-like protein PvdM: MIKPRSKKALYIGLPLALAIGAASAWLGWQYWPDPGYPLKIVKQADELQDRIISFDSHITVPLTFGAEGREADKDGATQFDLAKAARGRLSGAALTVFGWPEIWNGPNAPHRPTAGFVDEARKQQEVRYKIITGIVRDFPNQVGIAYTPDDMRRLHGEGKFAIFISMLNAYPLGHDLSLLDTWAARGMRMFGFSYVGNNDWADSSRPLPFLNDTPDALGGLSDIGKQAVQRLNDLGVIIDVSQMSTKALEQVSQLSRTPMVASHSAPRALVDIPRNLSDQEMQLIKNSGGVVQIVAFPAYLRPLSQPTLDKLNALRKRFDLQPLTNLAMALMPGDPIITVWPEQRFGEYASELYAILDKEPKADLKDFGNAIDYAVKKIGIDHVGISSDFNDGGGIDGFKDVSEARNVTAELLQRGYSEADIAKLWGGNFLRVWDQVQKAAKP, encoded by the coding sequence ATGATAAAACCGCGCTCGAAAAAGGCTCTCTATATCGGTCTGCCACTGGCCCTGGCCATCGGCGCAGCCTCTGCCTGGTTGGGCTGGCAGTACTGGCCAGATCCGGGTTATCCGCTGAAGATCGTCAAGCAGGCGGATGAGTTGCAGGACCGGATCATCTCTTTCGATAGCCATATTACCGTGCCCCTGACCTTCGGTGCCGAAGGCCGCGAGGCCGACAAGGATGGCGCCACTCAGTTCGACCTGGCGAAAGCGGCACGCGGGCGTCTGTCGGGTGCGGCACTGACGGTTTTCGGCTGGCCGGAAATCTGGAACGGCCCGAATGCTCCGCATCGCCCGACAGCGGGTTTCGTCGATGAGGCCCGCAAACAGCAGGAAGTTCGCTACAAGATCATTACAGGGATAGTCCGTGACTTTCCCAATCAGGTGGGGATCGCCTACACCCCCGATGACATGCGCCGGCTGCATGGAGAAGGCAAGTTCGCGATTTTCATCAGCATGCTCAACGCCTATCCGCTGGGCCACGACCTCAGCCTGCTGGACACCTGGGCCGCACGCGGCATGCGCATGTTCGGCTTCAGCTACGTGGGCAACAACGACTGGGCCGACTCGTCCCGACCACTGCCGTTTCTCAACGATACCCCAGACGCCCTCGGCGGCCTGTCCGACATCGGCAAGCAGGCAGTGCAGCGTCTCAACGACCTGGGGGTGATCATCGACGTCTCGCAGATGTCGACCAAGGCCCTGGAACAGGTCAGCCAGTTGAGCCGCACGCCGATGGTCGCGTCCCACTCGGCGCCCCGCGCGCTGGTGGACATTCCGCGCAACCTCAGCGACCAGGAAATGCAACTGATCAAGAACAGCGGCGGCGTGGTGCAGATCGTCGCGTTCCCCGCCTACCTGCGGCCGTTGAGCCAGCCCACCCTGGATAAGCTCAATGCCCTGCGCAAGCGTTTCGACCTGCAGCCCCTGACGAACCTGGCCATGGCACTGATGCCCGGCGATCCGATCATCACCGTCTGGCCGGAACAGCGCTTCGGCGAATACGCCAGCGAGCTGTACGCGATCCTCGACAAGGAACCCAAGGCCGACCTCAAGGACTTCGGCAACGCCATCGACTATGCGGTGAAAAAAATCGGCATCGACCACGTCGGCATCAGTTCGGACTTCAACGACGGCGGCGGCATCGACGGTTTCAAGGACGTCAGCGAAGCACGCAACGTGACTGCCGAACTGCTCCAGCGCGGTTATTCCGAAGCCGATATCGCCAAGCTCTGGGGCGGCAACTTCCTGCGAGTCTGGGACCAGGTACAGAAGGCCGCCAAACCCTGA
- a CDS encoding efflux transporter outer membrane subunit: MKPQLSLLTICLLLNACSGPAAHPDSGLAPPTAWQFTQRQALQQDNRPWWRQFGSPELDQLIDQALLGSHDIAAAAARVRQARASAVIAGAPLLPQVDLNLDASRNKLLHGTADSDNNSKSFGAGLSATYEVDFWGGLAATRDSALQSLRASEFDRATVELTLLGSVADQYARTLSAREQQHIAELNLVNAQNVLKLVQTRYDSGSATALELAQQKSLVAAQQRQLPLIQQQAAESLISLAALLGQPVQTLKVGSQPFSSLSWPRIDAGLPSELLSRRPDIARAEAQLAAAQADVKVARAALLPKLTLSARLGSESSETSEALRTPFYNLTAGLVAPVFNHGRLRAERDKATAREEELLETYRGAIINGFADVEKALNSIERLDQQRQWQEEELRQAKAAFELSQSRYRAGAADLLTVLETQRTLYAAQDLNVQLRLSRVQASIALYKALGGGWTEH; encoded by the coding sequence ATGAAGCCGCAACTCTCCCTGCTTACAATCTGCCTGCTGCTCAATGCCTGCAGCGGCCCCGCTGCCCATCCGGACAGCGGCCTGGCGCCGCCGACAGCCTGGCAGTTTACCCAGCGCCAGGCACTGCAACAGGACAATCGCCCATGGTGGCGACAATTTGGCAGCCCCGAACTCGACCAACTGATCGACCAGGCACTCCTGGGCAGCCATGACATCGCCGCTGCCGCCGCACGGGTGCGTCAGGCCCGGGCCAGCGCGGTGATCGCCGGCGCCCCGCTACTGCCACAGGTCGATCTGAATCTGGACGCCAGCCGCAACAAGCTGCTGCACGGCACTGCCGACAGCGACAACAACAGCAAGAGCTTCGGCGCCGGCCTCAGCGCCACCTACGAGGTGGACTTCTGGGGCGGGCTGGCCGCCACCCGCGATAGCGCCCTGCAGAGCCTGCGGGCCAGCGAGTTCGACCGGGCCACGGTGGAGCTGACCCTGCTCGGCAGCGTCGCCGACCAGTACGCCCGCACCCTGTCCGCTCGCGAACAGCAGCACATCGCCGAACTGAACCTGGTCAATGCCCAGAACGTACTCAAGCTGGTGCAGACCCGCTACGACTCGGGCTCGGCCACAGCACTGGAGCTGGCCCAGCAGAAAAGCCTGGTGGCCGCCCAGCAGCGCCAATTGCCGCTGATCCAGCAACAGGCCGCAGAGTCGCTGATCAGCCTGGCCGCCCTGCTCGGCCAACCGGTACAGACGCTGAAAGTCGGCAGCCAGCCCTTCTCCAGCCTGAGCTGGCCACGGATCGACGCGGGCCTGCCCAGCGAGCTGCTGAGCCGCCGCCCGGACATCGCCCGGGCCGAAGCCCAACTGGCGGCGGCCCAGGCCGATGTCAAGGTGGCGCGGGCGGCGTTGCTGCCCAAGCTGACCTTGAGCGCCCGACTCGGCTCGGAGTCCAGTGAGACCTCCGAGGCCCTGCGCACACCGTTCTACAACCTGACCGCCGGGCTGGTTGCACCGGTGTTCAACCACGGCCGCCTGCGGGCGGAGCGGGACAAGGCCACGGCCCGTGAAGAGGAACTGCTGGAGACCTATCGCGGGGCGATCATCAACGGCTTCGCCGATGTCGAGAAAGCGCTCAACAGCATCGAGCGCCTGGACCAGCAACGCCAATGGCAGGAAGAAGAACTGCGCCAGGCCAAGGCGGCCTTCGAGCTGTCCCAGAGCCGCTACCGGGCGGGCGCCGCCGACCTGCTGACGGTGCTGGAAACCCAGCGCACGCTGTACGCCGCACAAGACCTGAACGTGCAACTGCGACTGAGCCGCGTACAGGCCAGCATCGCCTTGTACAAGGCGCTGGGCGGGGGCTGGACCGAACACTGA
- the pvdP gene encoding pyoverdine maturation tyrosinase PvdP translates to MTISRRGFIAGLALTGAAIPAAYYAHRELMREDEPITPGEATVDLLDTAGQRLANHLRGVWNIRFEGRDAGLAGLPLEGVQVLLDIAPRGRAVCGFIDTAEGLRGKAEPRLRVVADLAVADGAQLFWRLFRAGQAFPEYELSMTLDEVWATYGNAGTGTLSGRIERLDRPLALTQLDSRFVATKHTFPEARERIGLSAPLLAWLVSPEHRLFHQLWHATRDKWHKLPEEKRDGLRGIGWQPGPRDKERDARGPRKDRNGSGIDFFFMHRHMLRAARAIQPLPSWRRFPQPQPELGRDRQGFIEYFDNHDGWAVPPTWLAEDDDDYSQWVSDIKSADTYHSNFQVWESQYTDPRYLSKLTLGQFGSELELGLHDWLHMRWAAVPRDPSNGAPVPMAREFTDFAPRWFEPENDFLGDPFSSHVHPVFWLFHGWIDDRIEDWFRAHERFHPGQVTRLEVNGVPWFAPGRWVEVEDPWLGPSTHGCSTTPGLSVGKSVEMDPETMKLALRITFADEKGLPDLLRRVPRRPWYARHLSLKDR, encoded by the coding sequence ATGACGATTTCTCGACGAGGGTTCATAGCGGGCCTGGCGCTTACCGGCGCTGCCATCCCCGCGGCTTATTACGCACACCGTGAACTGATGCGCGAGGACGAGCCCATCACGCCAGGTGAGGCCACGGTCGATCTGCTCGACACGGCCGGCCAGCGTCTGGCCAACCACTTGCGTGGCGTCTGGAATATTCGTTTCGAGGGCCGTGATGCCGGTCTGGCCGGGCTGCCCCTGGAGGGTGTGCAGGTATTGCTCGATATCGCTCCACGCGGCCGTGCGGTCTGCGGGTTCATCGACACGGCCGAGGGCCTGCGTGGCAAGGCCGAGCCCCGTCTGCGCGTGGTCGCTGACCTGGCGGTGGCTGATGGCGCGCAACTGTTCTGGCGCCTTTTCCGTGCTGGGCAGGCGTTTCCCGAATACGAATTGAGCATGACCCTGGATGAGGTCTGGGCGACCTATGGCAATGCCGGTACGGGTACTCTCTCCGGGCGCATCGAACGCCTTGACCGGCCACTGGCGCTGACCCAACTGGACAGCCGTTTTGTCGCCACCAAGCATACTTTTCCCGAAGCTCGCGAGCGTATCGGCCTGAGTGCGCCCCTGCTCGCCTGGCTGGTGTCGCCCGAGCATCGGTTGTTCCACCAGCTCTGGCACGCCACCCGGGACAAGTGGCACAAGTTGCCCGAGGAAAAACGCGATGGCCTGCGTGGCATCGGTTGGCAGCCCGGGCCCCGGGACAAGGAACGTGACGCCCGCGGTCCGCGCAAGGACCGCAATGGCTCGGGTATCGATTTCTTCTTCATGCACCGGCATATGCTGCGGGCCGCCCGCGCGATCCAGCCGCTGCCGTCCTGGCGCCGTTTCCCGCAGCCGCAGCCGGAGTTGGGGCGTGATCGTCAGGGCTTCATCGAGTATTTCGATAACCATGACGGCTGGGCCGTACCGCCGACCTGGCTGGCCGAAGACGATGATGACTACAGCCAGTGGGTCAGCGATATCAAGAGTGCCGACACCTACCACAGCAACTTCCAGGTCTGGGAGTCGCAGTACACCGACCCGCGTTACCTGTCGAAGCTGACGCTTGGCCAGTTCGGCTCCGAACTCGAACTGGGCCTGCACGACTGGCTGCACATGCGCTGGGCCGCCGTGCCGCGCGATCCGTCCAACGGCGCACCGGTACCAATGGCTCGCGAATTCACCGATTTCGCCCCGCGCTGGTTCGAGCCGGAAAACGACTTTCTCGGCGACCCGTTCTCTTCCCATGTACACCCGGTGTTCTGGCTGTTCCATGGCTGGATCGACGATCGCATCGAGGACTGGTTCCGTGCCCACGAGCGTTTCCATCCGGGCCAGGTCACGCGCCTGGAGGTCAATGGTGTGCCGTGGTTCGCGCCTGGGCGCTGGGTCGAGGTGGAGGATCCGTGGTTGGGCCCGAGCACCCATGGCTGCAGTACCACGCCGGGCCTGAGCGTCGGCAAGTCGGTGGAGATGGACCCGGAGACCATGAAGTTGGCGCTGCGTATCACCTTCGCCGACGAGAAGGGGCTGCCCGACCTGCTGCGACGGGTGCCGCGGCGCCCGTGGTATGCCCGTCACCTGTCGCTGAAAGATCGCTGA
- the pvdN gene encoding pyoverdine-tailoring periplasmic protein PvdN: MTDRRTFLKQAGLLAASLPLGARLDLAAASTPAAAPTQSGDKWTRLRQLFDQDPDYLHFSNFLVTSHPKPVRDAIERHRAAIDRNPGLAMDWDLAETWKRENQVRQAAGRYLKAQPGQIALTGSTTEGLAMIYGGIHVRPDQEILTTEHEHYSTRNTLRLRTEREGTRVRKISLFKAPQRVSADEVLGNIARAIKPQTRVLGMTWVQSGSGVKLPIGEIGKLVEEKNRDRDDKDRILYVVDGVHGFGVDNLDFPDMHCDFFIAGTHKWLFGPRGTGIVCARSEEVRDVTPLEPTFSEDTNFATSMSPGGYHAFEHRWALDQAFELHLELGKAEVQARIHALNTELKQRLQADSRIELVTPMSPQLSAGFSFFRVKGQDSDQVAARLLKNKVVVDAVDRDVGPVVRTAPGLLNSEAELDRFMTLLGQQL; this comes from the coding sequence ATGACTGACCGCAGAACCTTTCTCAAGCAGGCCGGCCTGCTCGCTGCCAGCCTGCCGCTCGGTGCCCGCCTGGACCTGGCCGCCGCCTCCACACCGGCCGCCGCCCCCACGCAGAGCGGCGATAAATGGACGCGACTGCGCCAGCTGTTCGACCAGGACCCGGACTACCTGCACTTCTCCAACTTCCTGGTCACCAGCCACCCCAAGCCCGTACGCGACGCCATCGAGCGCCATCGCGCGGCCATCGATCGCAACCCGGGCCTGGCAATGGACTGGGACCTGGCCGAAACCTGGAAGCGCGAAAACCAGGTACGCCAGGCCGCTGGACGCTACCTGAAGGCCCAGCCGGGCCAGATCGCCCTGACCGGCAGCACCACCGAAGGCCTGGCGATGATCTACGGCGGCATCCATGTGCGCCCCGACCAGGAAATTCTCACCACCGAGCACGAGCATTACTCGACCCGCAACACCCTGCGGCTGCGCACCGAACGCGAAGGCACCCGCGTGCGCAAGATCAGCCTGTTCAAGGCCCCCCAGCGGGTCTCGGCCGATGAAGTGCTCGGTAATATCGCCCGAGCCATCAAGCCGCAAACCCGGGTCCTGGGCATGACCTGGGTGCAATCGGGCAGCGGGGTCAAGCTGCCGATTGGCGAGATCGGCAAGCTGGTGGAGGAAAAGAACCGCGATCGCGACGACAAGGACCGCATCCTCTATGTGGTCGACGGGGTCCACGGCTTCGGCGTCGACAACCTCGACTTCCCGGACATGCACTGCGACTTCTTCATTGCCGGTACCCACAAGTGGCTGTTCGGCCCGCGTGGCACCGGCATTGTCTGCGCCCGCTCGGAAGAGGTCAGGGACGTCACGCCGCTGGAACCGACCTTCTCCGAAGACACCAACTTCGCCACCTCGATGAGCCCAGGTGGCTATCACGCCTTCGAACACCGCTGGGCCCTGGACCAGGCCTTCGAACTGCACCTGGAACTGGGCAAGGCCGAGGTCCAGGCGCGGATCCATGCGCTCAACACTGAACTCAAGCAGCGCCTGCAGGCCGACTCGCGTATCGAACTGGTCACGCCCATGAGCCCGCAACTGTCGGCCGGTTTCAGCTTCTTCCGGGTCAAGGGCCAGGACAGCGACCAGGTCGCAGCCAGGCTACTCAAGAACAAGGTGGTGGTCGATGCGGTGGACCGCGACGTAGGGCCCGTGGTGCGCACCGCCCCCGGCCTGCTCAATAGCGAAGCCGAACTGGACCGGTTCATGACCCTGCTCGGCCAGCAACTATGA
- a CDS encoding efflux RND transporter periplasmic adaptor subunit, whose translation MKRPRRTRRALLVSLCLIPVVAFATWQILPPGRDSFPTVTVSRGDIESSVTALGTLQPRRYVDVGAQASGQIHKIHVEAGDQVKEGQLLVEIDPSTQKAKLDAGRYSIENLKAQLQEQRALHELARQKYQRQLQLNAGGATRVEDIQSAQAEMRTTQARINMFQAQILQAQASLRSDEAELGYTRIYAPMNGTVVALDAREGQTLNAQQQTPLILRIARLSPMTVWAEVSEADIGHVKPGMSAYFTTLSGGNRRWSSTVRQILPVPPKPLEQSSQSGSSSPSGSGKSGAARVVLYTVLLDVDNADQALMAEMTTQVFFVADRAQNVLTAPIAALQGGHEPHRQTARVVTPQGRIETREVRTGISDRLRIEVLEGLAEGDHLLIGPAFGSGG comes from the coding sequence ATGAAACGTCCTCGACGCACCCGACGCGCCCTGCTTGTCTCACTCTGCCTGATCCCTGTCGTCGCCTTCGCCACCTGGCAGATCCTGCCACCCGGGCGCGACAGCTTCCCCACCGTCACGGTCAGCCGCGGTGATATAGAAAGCAGCGTGACCGCGCTTGGCACCCTGCAGCCCCGTCGTTATGTCGATGTCGGTGCCCAGGCTTCCGGGCAAATCCACAAGATCCACGTCGAAGCCGGCGATCAGGTCAAGGAAGGCCAGTTGCTGGTGGAGATCGACCCATCGACGCAGAAAGCCAAGCTCGACGCAGGCCGTTATTCCATCGAAAACCTCAAGGCCCAGCTGCAGGAGCAACGTGCCCTGCACGAGTTGGCCCGGCAGAAGTACCAGCGCCAACTGCAACTCAATGCCGGCGGCGCGACCCGGGTCGAGGACATTCAGAGTGCCCAGGCCGAAATGCGTACCACCCAGGCACGCATCAATATGTTCCAGGCACAGATTCTCCAGGCCCAGGCCAGCCTGCGCAGCGACGAGGCAGAGCTGGGTTATACGCGCATCTATGCGCCCATGAACGGCACCGTGGTCGCCCTCGATGCCCGCGAGGGCCAGACCCTCAACGCGCAGCAGCAGACCCCGCTGATCCTGCGGATTGCCAGGCTGTCGCCGATGACGGTATGGGCCGAGGTCTCCGAAGCCGACATCGGCCACGTCAAACCGGGCATGAGCGCCTACTTCACCACCCTCAGCGGTGGCAACCGACGCTGGAGCAGCACCGTGCGGCAAATTCTGCCAGTGCCGCCCAAGCCGCTGGAGCAGTCCAGCCAGAGCGGCAGCAGCAGCCCCAGTGGCAGTGGCAAGAGCGGCGCCGCTCGAGTGGTGCTGTATACCGTGCTGCTGGATGTCGATAACGCCGACCAGGCGCTGATGGCGGAAATGACCACCCAGGTATTCTTTGTCGCCGACCGTGCGCAGAACGTCCTCACCGCACCGATCGCCGCCCTGCAGGGCGGCCACGAACCGCACCGACAGACCGCCCGTGTGGTTACCCCGCAAGGCCGGATCGAGACTCGCGAAGTCCGCACCGGCATCAGCGACCGCTTGCGCATAGAGGTACTCGAAGGCCTGGCCGAAGGCGATCACCTGCTGATCGGTCCGGCCTTCGGTAGCGGAGGCTGA